The nucleotide sequence CAAGCGGCTGCAGGCGGAGCGCAACCGCCTGTCGAAGGAGTTGGGACGGCGGCAGAAGTCGCTGCAGCAGTTAGAGGATCGTGTCCAGGATCTGGATGCGGCCTGTCGCGAGGTGGAAAACCAGATGGCGGATCCGACCAATGGGTCGGACGCGGAGAAGCTGGCGGCGCTGAACGAGCAGTTGGAGGAGTTGCGCGAGCGGCTGACCGCGACCGAGGAGGAGTGGACGGGAGCGCAGATTTCTGTCGAGGAAATGGAGGCGGAATTGGAGGAAATCGACGGCTGAGTCTTCGGACCGCAACTTGCAACATCCGGCGCCAATGACTTCTCAGATGGCATTCCCCCGGGATTCGGTGCTGGATATGCAGAAAGCGCTTCGTATGACGACTCGTCGAGGATTTACACTCATTGAACTGCTGATCGTTGTGGCGATCATTGCAATCCTGGCCGCGATCGCGGTTCCCAACTTCCTCGAAGCCCAGACACGCAGCAAGGTTTCGCGCGCCAAGGCGGACTTGCGGACGCTGGCGACGGGGCTCGAATCCTATCGTGTCGATAACAACAACTACCCCTATTGCGAGAATATCGGGAACACGCCGTGGCTGCCGCCGGGGGGAACTCCGCGGTCCAGCACGACGGAGAAGCCCGGCGGCCTGACGTCGCCGATCGCGTATCTGACCTCGCTGCCGAACGACGTTTTCAAGCACCAGATCGATGGCGGTCCGTCGGTGTCGGCACCGTTGTATTACGAGCGCCCCGGGTTCGGTTACGTCGCAGGCAACAACAACCACCAGACGCTGCCCGTGTGGGTTCCGTGGGAGCTGTGGGAGTTCCCGGGGCCGTTGCTGGACGATTCGCCGGATTACTACACCATGGACGTGAGCCGGACGCCGACGCGCTGGGTGCTGTACAGCTTCGGCCCGGATCTCGATGACGATGTCGTCGTCAATGGGACTGTCGTGACGCGGTCGCGTTGGAATGTGAACAACCTTTACGATCCCACCAACGGTACGATTACGCCGGGCAACATCGTGCGTTTCCCGGGTGGCATCAATTATCCCTAAGCTTTGCCGCAGAACGAACGGCCAGTTCCCACCCGCCGATGCCATCGGGCAGAAGTTCGGCATAGGTAAGTGGCTGCGTCATGACGACGGGGCTGTTGTCTTCGATCAAAGCAAACGGTCTCCACGTGCCTGGGTTGAAACGTTCGATATTGCCGCGGGATTGCGCACGCATTGCCTGGTGCGTGTGGCCGCTGGCGAAGAAGCGACAGTTCGCGGGCAGCGGCCCGGTGGTTCCTTCGGGGCGCGGCGCCAGGGCGCGGTCGATGCCACGGTTCATTGCGGCGAGTTCGCGACGCGCGAGAGCCTGCCAGTCGGCCTCGCGGCGGCGCTTCTTCCAGGGATGCAGAAGTCGGGCGAGCAACGACGTGTGACGTACGGCGGGCGCAAGCGCGCGGAAGGCCTCGTCCAGTAGATCCGGATCCAGAACAGATTGTGCGATGCGAATGACGTCGGCGACGCCGGCGCCTTTGTCGATCCAGGGCACGATGTGCTCGACGCGATTGACGAGGCGGCGAACGACTTCGCGTCCGATGCACGACGCATCCGGATTATCGAGTCGCCGGATGCGATTGTGCGGATCCCAGCGATGGCCGTGTTCGGCGTAGAGGCCAATGGCTTCGTCGGCGAAGTAGTGCGTGGGCTTGCCGCCGATCCGACGATTGAGGCTCGGAAGAATCTCCGACAACAAGTTCCAGGCGTCCGGGTGCACGATGGGCTGGTCGTGGTTGCCGACGACGAGGTGGATTTCGCCACCGGTGCGGATCCATTCGCGCATGCCGACCACCCAGTCGGTGTGGAAGGTGAGGATGCGCTCGAGGGCATCGCGCGGCGATTCGCGCGGTTCCTGGACTTGCCAGAGATCGAATGTGTCGCCGAGCAGAAGCAGCGTCGGGACGAGTCCGGCGGCGCCGGCGTGGGCCATCTTGAGTCGCAGGAATTCGGCAAAGAGGCGGTCGAGCCGCGCCGTGGCGGCGGCACGCGCGCGGAGCTTTGGGCCTTGGGGGCGATCGCCCCAGAGCAGGAAGTCTTCGCGTTCGTCGCCGCACCCAAGGTGAAGATCCGAAACAATCAGCAGCATGGTGTGGTTTCCTCAGTGGTGAAGTCGCGCCGCAGTGGGCACGTTCACGGTGGGGGGAAACGAAACGGAAGTCCGCTGCCGGGAGTTTGCATTTTCGTTGTGTTTATGTTGCGGGGCTGCCGGCGAGACCTAATCCAGCACATCGCGAGCATATGGAAACTCGTACTCCCAATCGATGCGGGCGTGGAAGAACGCTGCTCCCATTATCAAGACCGTGAGCCCAGATCCCAGGAGTCTGGAACCCGTAGACGATAGTCCGAAGATCCCCAGAATTCCCTCTGTGTTGAGTCCCTGCAAACTTACGACAGGCAGCATCCAGATCGCAAAGCCTCCCAACAGAAACAGCCATAGCGCAACGCTCAATACCCCAACGGGACCGGGACCTTTTTGATCAAAGCCAATCCCCGTGGGTCTTTCCTTTTGAGACAGATTGCCGAATGCGCGAACAACGAACGTACATAGATAGAGGGCATAAACGGCCATATAGGCGAGGTGGTGAAGCAAGGTGATCGCCATTCGTACGGCAACTTCTGGGGCAGAGGAACTTTCTACGATTGCCCTGTAACAAACAATCAATGGTCCGAAGAGCAAGCCTGGAAGGAAGAGTAGAGATGCCATCAGCATCAGTGGAATAGCCACGCCAAGGATATCTTCATCGGCGCTGAGGGGCGTCGCCAGGATTTGAGATTCGCTTCCATAGAAGTTCTCGCGGGCCCATGCCGTGTAACGAAATGGAAGGTAAATGAAAACGGCAAGAGTCGTGATTCCCAGGAGAAACAGGAATCCAAGGGTACCGCCCAAACCGATTCCGGTTTCGATAATATCGAAGAACCAGATCGAAGTAACAGCGCAAATCGTGCAATAGATGGTCCCGTAGAGCATCAAACTAAGGGCCACGGGGCGGACCCTGCGCCAAAGGTAAAGGCAAAGCGGATTCTCTCTCCAGTTGCGATGGATCTCGTGTATGAAGCTGATCGGCCAAACGAGAGGGAAGCGCCCCTTTGGGATCGGTGTTTCGGGGTTCATCTATCCCTCCTCCCGCGGGCCGAATGTGTGGTTTGCGACGATGGGGAAATCGCGGCGCCAGAAGTAGCGGGCGATGTAGAAGTATATCAGTGCCATCAAGAGCGAGATCATCGAGAAAGCGAGGGAGTAGATGGCGTCGGTGCTTCCGGGGCGGAGGATGTTGAATAGCCAAATCGTAGCGTACTGAGCGGCGGTCTGGATTGCGCCGGCCGGAATCAGGAATGCAAGGCATGGCAGCACGAGGCCCTTCCAGTTGCGGCCGGTTCCGGCAAACCGATGAAATGTCAGGTAGCGGACTGCGATTGCTGCGAAGACGAACATGTGACCCAACAAGGGGATCATCTGGACAACGAGATAGAAGAGAAACTGTCTCGCCCGTGCCTCCCATGTCATGGCGGGGGTTGGAGGCGGAGCATTGACCATGAAATGTGCCCAGAATGCGATTCCAACGCTGTCGTAGATCAAAGTGGCCAGGATGACTGGAAGAAGGAAGGCGAAGAGGATCTGGCCGGGAGTGAATCGACAAAGACGAAGCGAAACGTCGCGGCCCAGGCTGTTTCTCCAGACAACGAGAATGGCGGCCATCGGCAGCACCAGGAACTGGAGTCCCGAGTTGAGAAGGCTGGAAAGAATCGAGGAGATCGTGAGCCATGCCGGGAGCGGACCTCCGAGCGGGCGATTCTTCATCCAGTAGCTTACGGCTGCTCCTTGGGTAGCCCAGATCCCATATGTCGCAAGCGCGAATGCTACCGGGAGCAAGAAGTACAATTTTATGCGACGAAGGATGAGGCGCGCGAGGGGGTCATTGCGAGTTTCCCACAGAGCCTGGAAGAAGGCGATGGGGCCGATGTCGGGAAAGCGCTCGACGTGTGAGGAGGTTGTTTCTGTGGTCATGATGTGGCGTATTCCTCGGAAGTGCCATGAGAGCGTTTCGCGCTGAGGCGCAAAGACGCAGAGGGAGTGTGGTGGCGGTGGGACATCAGGCGGCTTCCTGCGCGGCGAAGGTGTGGGTGGTGAGAATTCGGAAGTCGCGTTTCCAGAAGTAGCGAGCGGCTGCGTAGTTGGCGAGCGTGAGGTAGACGTAGAGGATCGTGTCGGGGATTTCAGGCGGCAGCGGTGAGCGGTACATGTATGGCTCGGCGTACTTGAATCCCATTCCGATCACGAAGAATACGATAATGGGCACGGAAAGCTCGAACAGGTAATGTCCTCTGCCGGTTGCGGTGAGTCGGCGCATGGTCAGCGCGCGAACGGCGAATGCGCTCGCAGCGAACCCGAGTCCGGCGACGTAGATCGTGTCGATGACGCCCTTGAAGAGA is from bacterium and encodes:
- a CDS encoding type II secretion system protein GspG — encoded protein: MTTRRGFTLIELLIVVAIIAILAAIAVPNFLEAQTRSKVSRAKADLRTLATGLESYRVDNNNYPYCENIGNTPWLPPGGTPRSSTTEKPGGLTSPIAYLTSLPNDVFKHQIDGGPSVSAPLYYERPGFGYVAGNNNHQTLPVWVPWELWEFPGPLLDDSPDYYTMDVSRTPTRWVLYSFGPDLDDDVVVNGTVVTRSRWNVNNLYDPTNGTITPGNIVRFPGGINYP